The Taeniopygia guttata chromosome 9, bTaeGut7.mat, whole genome shotgun sequence genome segment AGCTGTGCATTTGCTGCACATATTTATGGACTAATTCCCTGGGACTATGCAGTGACAGGGGCTTGCAGAGCAAAAGCTTTTACATTTGTAGTTGgctataatttaaaaatctgaagtaGCAGCACATAAGGGAACCCTTTTGttggagcaaaactgctggtGAGAGAGGAGAGCTGAGCCCTCCCAGCATTTTAATTGGGGTTCATACAGTCTCTGCTATTTCTCTTTGCTCCCGGTGCTGTGCATGTGAGTgccctgtgtgctgagctggagagctgcagcacctcAGTGTGCAGGAGATGCAGAGGGTGCCTGGGAAGTCAGGGCCTCTCCCATATCCATTCCCCAGCCACAAAAGTTATGCAGCAGTGGCCTAATTCCTTGTTCCTGCCCTTGTGCTGTGAGCAAGGGAGGCAGAGGGAGGCACATCTGCGTCATGTCTGCAGTGGCACCTGCAGCTGGGGCACTTTGCTAAGTACAGAGGAAAACTGAGGAGTTCTTCCTGTGTCTCTTTCAGTCGCTTGCCAAGGAAGCAAGGTTCAATTTTGTACTGTACCACGGGAATTGTCCTGCAGTGGCTCCAGTCAGATAAGTAAGAGCTGTTTAATGAGACTCTGAATGCAATTATGAAATGAGTAAGAGCTGTTCCAAACAGTCATGgctctgctttttattttttctaaaagcaAAAGTTTAACTTCTCCCCTTCTATTGTAGACACTTGTCCAGCATCAGTCATGTAGTTCTTGATGAAATCCATGAAAGAAATCTGCAGTCAGATGTTTTAATGAGCATTATTAAAGATCTCCTGAATGTTCGGCTGGATCTGAAAGTCATACTGATGAGTGCTACTTTAAATGCTGAGAAGTTTTCTGAGTACTTTGGTAAGTGAAGTGCTTGTTAGAAGTGTTCTTCTTAAGTAATTTAGGCTTCTACTCTATAGTGCAGTTCTCGAATTATAGAATTGATATGTACCAAAATAAGAAATTACTTGAGTTTTACAAATAtctgccagctgctggagaTGCAGTTTCTCAGTTTTATCTCATTATTGCAACCTGATACtgcttctggttttgcttttcagacCTGTTATGGAAACAGAATCCACAGAGTGTTTTCCTAGTAAATATTTACCATGTTTTAGCATTCTTGCTGTGAGGGGGCAGGCAGATTGAGCTTTGAGTTGTTCAGTCTCCCAGCTTTTTCCAGGGGCTGGAAGCAGTTGAATTGGTGTGCAGAATactgcctgctgcctgtcctttTTTTATTCAGCAGCCTTATTTGGGGGTGAATTTGACATCTTCCCTGACAATTGGAAATGTCCTGTAGACACAGCAGCTATATTGCAGAACTAGTGAGGAATGCTTATTGCTTCTGTTCTTCCAGTGTGGCATTTCATCAGTAGTTTTAAAACCGAGTTCTGCCTCCCTCCACAGACCATTGCCCAATGATTCACATCCCTGGCTTCACTTTCCCAGTGGTGGAATATCTGCTCGAAGATGTCATTGAGAAGTTGAGGCAAGTGGTTTTTTCTGAACATCATTTCAGAGACTGTTTAGGGGGGGCTTAGATTAGTGTATGTGTGCTCAACTTGGCATAAAGAAGAATTGCCTgtatttttcagcagaaaaccTCCAAGGGGGGCCTTGTACAGTAATTACAGATGGCTGTATTCACAGTTACCTGGGAATATTGGCTTGAGGAGAAGAACAGTTTCTCTGTTGCTGTGGTGAATTTTCAGGTCTCTAAATCAATTGAGTGTTTCCTGCTCttcacttttttatttcctacatGTTCTCATGCTTGGTTGGTCCTTGCTTTTGTACGATTTCTGTCGGAAGAGGAACTGAGGATTCTTACAGATGATCTAGCTAAAGCACTGTGTATTGTCCATACTTTGGAaagctgtgcagctgctctAAATTCCCTCAGTTTCAAATGGAATTGTGTTTGCCCCTCCTGTGTAAAGGTACACCCCGGAGAAGACAGACCGCCGGCAGCACTGGAGGAAGGGCTTCATGCAGGGCCACATGAGCAGGccagagaaggaggagaaggaggagatcTACAGGCAGCAGTGGCCAGGCTACCTAAGGCAGCTGCAGGACAGGTTGGGCCCAagtttctcttctgctttcagtTTTCAGGCAGCTCTGAAGTGACCACTATAAATTAGTGCTGTATTGTGTTGCTGGGTTTTAGTAACAGTGGGGTAGTGGCTGCTGTGGAAAATGGTGATGGAATTGCCTGTACAGTTGTCTGGCAACTAGTGAAGTGCTTTAGAGACAGCAGGATTAGCTCCCTTTGCTTCTGAGCTGTTCAAGTTAAATTTCAGTTCATTACCTAAATACAAATTGTCAGTCCCTGGCTCATTGATGAGAAGGAGGGAGGTCATGCAAGTGCTTCAGAGCAGTTCAGTTGTGACGTGGTAATTCCTCAGCTGTTCTGAACTGACGATAATCACACTGAACTAAACCTGCTCTGGAGGTGCAGGAATTGCTCCAAGAACTGAGCTGGTTGCAGGTGGGTTCATGGCTGGGTGGCTCACTCAGTCTgtgctttccctgctgcaggtATTCAGCAAGTACAATCAGTGCCCTGGAAATGATGGATGATGACAAGGTGGACCTGGACCTTATAGCAGCACTGATCAGACACATTGTGCTGGAAGAGGAGGTAcagtggggctgagctgggggcagtgccagagctggcAATGACTTTGGtcacagagaaagaagagaaatttttGTTTGCTCTTCTAAGTAATTGAACAGTTTTGAATTACTCTTACGTTCAGATAAGTACATGGAGGTAGCTTTTTTATGGGGAACAAAAGCCCTTGACAGACTGTACCAGGCTGGGTCACTGAGGTCTCGGATCTCACATGCCCACCAAGTATCTCTGTGCAGTGTGTGATGTGTTCTGATCTCTCTTCCCTTCACTGCCTCTTTTCCCCGTAGGATGGTGCCATTCTGGTGtttctgccaggctgggataaCATCAGCACTTTGCACGAGCTCTTGATGTCTCAAGTCATGTTTAAGTCAGGTAAAACCCAAACTCTCTGTGGGACTTTTGGCAGTGCCATTGGGGGCAGGCTCCTTTTGCATGGGGTTGCTGCAGTTGTGCTGGATTCATTTTTCCCTTGTGTCCTCTCCAGAGTGCtcagcagtgtctgtgtgtctgatATCCTTTCCTCTGCTAACGACAACTCATTTTTCTCAGTGTGGGAGTGACAATCTGAAAAACAACCTGACCTGCATCTTCCTCCTCTTGTcctttcctgcagctgggagaacTCCCACCAAAACTAAACTCCATTCTGTGTGCACTTCATCCTTGAGCAGCTTCCCCTGCTTTGCTGATAGTTCCCTTAAATCCTGTTGATTTGAGACTCAGACTCTCAAGTACTCTGTGCCTGTCTGACACACTTTAATTGTGCTTTTGCATCTCTGATATTTCCATCTCGCCTGTCTTAGCTGGGCATTGGCTGTTCAGATCCTGACTTGCAGTGTGGTTGTGTACATTCCATAGATGCAGAATTCCTGTGCACTGAAAGACTGAGTGCCAGTTTGTGTATTAAACTTGAGCAGTTATTTAATAacttcagaatttaaaaaggaattcTGAATTACTATACATAACTTCATATATTGTCTTAACTTGTCATGTTATAGCATCATAAACAAGGCATTTATACCTTTTTACTTTAGAATTTGCTGTTATGATACAAATCTCTGTGATCTCAGAGCAAGAAGCAGTAGCCTGACTTGCAGCCTATTTTCTCTGTTCTGCATAGTTGATTTAATAGATTTTCCTGTAAAATTGGAAGTTTCTGTGCTTACACCGTATCTTTTACTGATTTTTAACTTTCAGATAGGTTTATTATCATACCTTTGCATTCACTGATGCCTACAGTTAACCAGACTCAGGTATGCTTCTCTTTTATTGCAATATTGcacaactgcaaaaaaaaaaaaaaaagaagcactTGTATGGTTTTGGCAAAGACATAAACAGGCCCTGGATAATTACAGGTGTTCAAGAAGACCCCACCAGGAGTGAGGAAAATTGTGATTGCAACCAACATTGCAGAAACCAGGTAAGTGCCTGGCTGCCCAGGAAAGCTTTGTGTTTAGCAAAATAAATGGAAGTGATAATTTAAAGTATAAACCtgtttaatgttcctgaaaatATGTTTCTGTGTTTGTGCCATTAGTTTATAACACTTTAtctttagaaatatttatagACTAAACAGTGTTTTCCTAGAATTGTTTTAAACAATTCAGCCAGCTACATTGTTTTGAACAGTTAAACTACAGGAATACTAAACAATTGCTAGAATGATTTGTACAGGATAATCTGAACTGCCTGTCCTCTGTTCAGAATCCAAGTGGGGACTTCTGCCTaccaaggaaaataaatcagctCTTTCTTGAACTGTTCACTTGCACAGTTCTTAATGAAATTCCaaagacagattttttaaattgctgacTCTGGGGGGGGAATAAATAGAGGCCAAACCCAATCCTAGGTCACACTTGCAAAGATAAAAagttgctttttcttctcttttttttttttcaacagcatCACAATTGATGACGTCGTGTTCGTTATAGatggggggaaaataaaggaGACTCACTTTGACACCCAGAACAACATCAGCACCATGGCAGCAGAGTGGGTCAGCAGAGCCAATGCCAAGCAGAGGAAGGGTCGAGCAGGAAGGTAGGAGGTGCTCAGGGAAGTTTGGGGGTGTTGAGtttccagcagtgctggaggtTCTTTATTATTTGCTGGCTCCTGTTCCTGGGCAGAAAATGATCTCCTTGCCTTCCCAGGAAGCTGAATTGACTTGTGCTGTGTTTAACTCCAGAGTTTCCCTCCTATAGAAAGATGTCCTGCATTTTGATGTAATTTTTGTCACTGCCCTCACACCCCATTTATGAGGCTGATACAGTAAAGTGgaaactaaaaattaatttctgtgttcTCTCTGCCTCTTTCCTGCTGATGGGGCTTCAGAAGACTGAAGTGGCTTCTACAATTGAATGCACTTCAGTCTAATTCCTTGAGGAGTTTGGGAATCTCTTTTTAAGAAACAGAACTATAATGTCACAGTTtcattgggggaaaaaaaaacaaaccaaaaaaacccaaaaaaaaccccacaaaaaaaccccaacaaatggCCAAACCCAAAAGAGTAGTTTCTTGAAATCATTGCAGGGTTCAGCCAGGCCACTGTTACCATCTGTACAACGGACTGCGTGCCAGCCTTCTGGATGATTATCAGTTACCAGAGATCCTGAGGACACCCTTGGAAGAACTCTGCTTACAAATCAAGGTAAATGCAGGAAtcttcaaatatatttattatctACTTTTCCACTGAGATAGGTGCTTGAGAGAATAAGTTAATGCAACTCTGAGCCTAGGGTTGTTAAACCAAAATTCTGTTACAGCAGAAATGCAGTGTATTTAGCCAGTAATTGCAGCAACTTTTGTAAATGCACACTTCTATCTGGGTGCATCAAACCCAGGGGAAACAGAATTGTCTGGTATCAATAAAAGGTGAACTCGACTAACAAAAATTTGGGCTGTGCTCTCCCCCAAATATCACATGTCATTCAATCAGAAAAGCTTCAGTGAGAATGCCAGTGAGTTAATTTATGTAATCTCTTAAAAGAATTTTACTACAAAGTAGTTTTAGAACAGGTGTGAATTTCCCTTTTTGCAGTTTGCATTGAATTCCTTATGAAAGCAGAAGGATTGCCATATGTATGTGAACTGAATGAAGAATAGATCTTACTGCTGCAAATTCCATCACTAAtacatttttttgtctttcgTTCTTAACTAAAGAAATTCTAAGTCGGGCTGTGAATTACTCACACCATTTCCATGAGTGTGGTTACTGCTAACCAATTTTAGACAACCCTGTTTCTCCAGTTGCTGTAGgcttttgttgtggtttttctttCAGATCCTGAGGCTTGGTGGAATTGCCTATTTTCTGAGCAAGCTGATGGACCCCCCGTCTCGTGATGCTGTGATGTTGGCCATAAACCACCTCATGGAGCTGGTAAAGTGTTGCTGCATCTGTTCAGAGCCGGGGTGCTGCGGGTGTCACAGCAGGTGTGactgctcagctctgggcaGTGCAGCCCCGTGCCCTTTGTGCAGAGCCTTGATGGACCCTCACTGCACAGAGGGGCACCCCACACGTCCGTGGTGCTTGTGGGCTCGGCAGGGTGCTTCTGAGGGACTTGGTAAATGACTCCAAACAGACAGACAAGTGACCCTGCACTTCAGTTCCCTGTGGGTGTGGGTTTAACTCCCTCCTCTGTGCCCCTGCTGCCTGTTGCAGTGGGTCAGTGAGGGGTTGGAGACAAACGAGGCACGTGGAACTTGTACCATTGTTCCCTtgggtgctggggaaggaggggctCATGGCACGGTGGTTCTGCTGACTCCTTGCTCTGGTGATCTTCACATAAATGAGTTGTAGCCATAAGTAGAAACATCTGGTTTGGGTATTCGTGGGTGGTGTCTGTGTTCCAGTGGCTCTTCCAAGGAAATCCTCCCCATTTCACGTGCCGTGTGTGTTCTTTcctgtgccctgccctggcagaacGCTCTggacaggcaggaggagctgacCCCCCTGGGGGTGCACCTGGCCCGGCTGCCCGTGGAGCCACACATTGGGAAGATGATCCTGTTCGGAGCCTTGTTCTGCTGCCTGGACCCCGTGCTGACCATTGCAGCCAGCCTCAGCTTCAAGGACCCTTTTGTCATCCCTCTGGTAAAGTCTCACAGCTGACAATGACGTGTGGGAATTTAAGAATCTCAGGAGGATGCTGGGACTCAGTGAGGTGTTATAGTCTAAGAGCACTTTCATAAATGTCATGGTGATTACATTTTTACTAGTGTGATTGCCTTCACATACTATGAGTTATCATTTTTCTTGTggaatatttgaaataactaTAATTTTCGTGTGTTACCTGCAAAGTACTGCTGTACAGATGTACCTGAATTTGGAGAAGAGAACTGTCATGTCAGTCTAGGTATTATGTAGGTTCTAATTTTTAGGGCAAAGAGAAAATCGCAGATGCAAGAAGAAAGGAGCTGTCAAAGAACACGAAAAGCGACCATCTGACTGTGGTGAATGCTTTCACTGTAAGCatgttttcatgtgtttttttttcttctagaattTTAATTTGAGTAACATAGATGATCCTCAGGAAAAAGCTGATCAGTGCATGTTCTGTAGGCTTTCTTCTTTGGCTTCTACAGAAACATAAAACCAAACTGATTTTCACCCTTCTAGTGTTACTATTCTTGTCTCCAGGCTCAGTATCCTCATTTCTGGTGGACAAGTCtgaaaaagacaaaggaaacGTAGTGTTATAGTTACATTGCTGAAGTTGTTCTTGTAGAGAGCAACTTCTGGCCTCTACAAGAGGCTGAAGCCAACTTCAGAAGTGTTGGATGTTGTGCTGTGTTGTGTTGTGgtgaggagaggaggaaataaaTGGCCTGGAAAATGCAGTTACTGCCCAGAACTTTGTTAATTACAACAAAAGGTGGCTGCTCTGGCAAACGCAGCCAGGTATCGCTGCCcgccagggaaaagggaagctTGTGATTCAGCACATTGTGAGGCTGTGCTTTTCTGCACTGTGGTGTGTGCACGTGTACAGAGAGACCAAAGGATTTGCTTGTTCCCTGGTAGGGAACGTGGGACTGTTTGGGACCTCCAGTTTTGGCTGTCCCTGAGTTTGTGGTGTTCCCTTGCAAACGCCTTGCAGCTCCGGTTTTCATTCCTAGGGCTGGGAAGAGGCTCGGAGCTGTGGCCTCAGGAATGAGAAGGACTATTGCTGGGAATATTTCCTGTCCTCAAACACCATGCAGGTAACAGCGTCCTGCCAGGCTCAGACAGGATCCTGTGTGGGGAAGAGGGGCAGCCTTTGGCACAGCGTCACCCTGGGGCAATTTTCGTTGTTTCCTAGATGCTGCATAACATGAAAGGGCAGTTTGCTGAGCATCTCCTTGCTGCTGGATTTGTGAATAGTAGAAACCCCAAGGATCCCAAATCTAACACCAACtcaggtgactgtggagggaaAGGGAGAATTTATCCCAGCTGAAGTCTCGGCTTGCAGAACTGCCTCACTTACTTTGCTGTCTCCTGCAGGTAATGAGAAGCTGCTCAAAGCAGTCATCTGTGCTGGCCTCTATCCCAAAGTGGCAAAGATCCGGCCCAGCTtcagcaaaaagagaaaaatgtgaggGTTTGGTTTAATGTTGGTTTGTATTCAAGGGGTTTTCTACATGGCATAATTTGGCAAAGTGATGCAGTGGCTTGAGTGCATGCATGAATCTCACTTTAGAGTTGAGTTGTGGTTGTGTGTTACTTCCTCTGAGAAGGGTGGGATTGTTGATTTCTTAACATCTGGATTCCTGCTAACACCTGAAATAACTTGTGTGACCTTACCATGCCATGGATAATGTTACAACAACTCAGTAGCAGTGCTCTAAAGGGGTTCTACAGCAGCAGTTCAAACACTGTCACTTCTAGTTATTTGGGAAAAGAGACCCCGGGGATCCTGGTCTGTTTTATCACTTCTTGTATTATCAgactcttttttttgttgttgttttttctttgaaggGTGAAAGTTTGCACCAAGACAGATGGATCAGTTAATATCCATCCCAAATCTGTGAATGTGGAGGAAACCGAGTTCCATTATAACTGGCTTGTGTACCATTTGAAGATGAGGACCAGCAGCGTGAGTTGGAGCTGTGGATTTGTTTTATTATCCTCCCTTGAATGAGGCTGGCTCAGGGTTCAGAGGGGACGTGAACAGCCTTTGTTCTGGGGCCTTCCTGTCCTAGGCCATTCCTTGTACACACCATCAGATTAAATCCTTTGTGATACTGGGGTATTGTACCACAAATGAGAAACTTCTGTGGTTTagttcttggggtttttttttgaggatttgggTTTTCTTTAATGTCTGGCAGTAACAGGTATAAATtcttttagtttaattttttttcaatccaATTTTAACACTTCTTAATATGctgacattttttcctctcattgtTATGGAGCATCTGGTTTGATTTCACCACTGGGTGAAAGACTTGGGACCATTTTTGCCCTTGTGCAATCTGATTTCATGTAACTTTTGTTTAATTGAGTTGTTCATGCATTTGTTCAGAATTTGTGAGTAACTGAGTAAGGATCTTCTGGAATTCTGTAGGAGTCTCATTAAGGTTACTGATGGCACCTGAGGTATTTTGAGGGTGATCAGACAATTCTGTTGTTGTGCAGATTTACCTGTATGATTGTACAGAGGTGTCTCCATACTGCCTCTTGTTCTTTGGAGGGGATATATCCATTCAGAAGGATAAGGACCAGGACACCATCGCTGTGGATGAGTGGATTGTTTTCCAGTCTCCAGAAAAAATAGCAAACTTGGTCAAGGTAACTGCTTCAAAATAAGGTAGCTGGAAGGCTCGGTGTAACACTGGTTCTGCTTAGGGATTTCTGGATTTGATATTGCTGTGGATTGATTTGTCACTCAGGGAGATGATGTTTGAAATGCACTCCCAGCAAGCAGTTCTAGCACACAAAGTAAACAAGAGATCTAATTTTGCACAGATGCTGTGGGATGACTTGGTCAGTACAGGAGAGACCCACATGGATATGTGAACATGAGAGTGGGGTTCCTCAGTTAACAGGGATGGGTTCCATTCCCACACCCACACTGATTAATACTAGATCCCAGAAATCATAcctcttttttaaatttaatttttattttaaactggcGTTTTTAATCCTGAGGTAGTTAGCTAAGTGCTGGGTGGGCTGTTAGAGGCatcacatccagagatggtcATCTCTCATCAAAGAGACCAGGTTTTGAGGGACAGTGTTTGATCCTGGAAAAAACACTGTGGGGAGAAGAGCAGGTGTAAAGGTTGGGAGAGCAGAGGGCCCGAGGCACTGGAATCTCTCTGTTGATGCTATGTGTAGCTCTAACTGCCCAtctctttgctttttccttcttttcctttattaCAACGCTTCCCAGAAATTGAGAAAAGAACTCGATGATCTTCTACAAGAGAAGATAGAAAAGCCCCATCCGGTGGACTGGCAGGACATTaagtgcagggacacagcagtgcTGACAGCCATCATAGACCTGATCACCACGCAGGAGAACGAGGGCGTCAGGAACTTCGCGCCGCGCTTCCAGGGCGAGCGCTACAGCTGACACCCTCACCAGCCCGTCACCTGCTTTTTTACAGCCCTTCTTTAGCTGAGGAACCACTTCTGTAGGGTAAGCTGGTGTCTCCTCACCCTGAGGAGCAGTTACTCGGAGCTAGTGGCAAtgtgtgtatgtgcatgtgTTCTGTGCTCGCTGTAGCTTTGTGAGGAACAGAAAGGCAGTTCTTGGATGGTGTCAGGTTCTTGTCCTGCTGTAGctgttttctttgggttttttacccATCAGGtaacagacatttaaaaaaaaaactgctaaAATACTGCTTAGTAATACctaaactgttttatttttttttcttttaatgaggTGTGGTGAGTAATTATACTTGCTGTGTTATTCCAGCTGTGCAGCAGTCTGCTCACCAGCACTTCCACAGAAGGTAATTACAGCTTAATTTAACTAAACTGAAAACACTTGGTGAATTTTTATGGTGGGAGGAAACAATCTTCAGaaattcttctccttttctgcaTTTCATCCCATTCAATTAATATTCCTTTGCTTTCTGTCCACATCCATCATCACTACTGACTGAAATTGCTGACTGCAGAAAGCATGGTTAGATAAAATTCATGTTGGATTATGTGTTAGGGTTTCACTGCATTcgagggttttttggtttttttttttttttaaagttcatgTATGGGTTATAGTATTCCATTAAGAGTCTTTTTTTGCAAGTCTTATTTCAACTGTTCTCAATGTTTTGAATGTTCTGTTTTGAATGATCTCCAGCTATGGAAGATTATTTGAATAATGAAGTTTGTTAAGGATTTTGAGGTTTatccttgagaaaaaaaaagcctggaaatacaacttttctctcttctttggtgttttgttgggtttctttctttgcaaaaaTGACCTTGATCATCAAGTTCAGGAGGATTTATGCTTTACTCTGAGGAAAGCAGAAGAACTCAGGTGAAACGAGTCCAGGTACTGGCTGGACTGTGCTTTCCATTGGGTTAGCAAGGGATGGAGGGTGCCAAGCTCCGCGTTGGCACTGCCAGCTGCACAAAACACCTGTGTAACCTCCCTTCCCACCACCAGCTGAGTGTTTCACCTTCAGGTGTTCTaaatgaggggaaaagagaTAAAACAGAGACTGTGGGGAGGGCGGAGGGGGCTGTGAGGGCTCTGAGGGGGCTGTGAGGGAGCCGGAGGCCCCAGACTCAAAGGGGAGATAAAAGGGGTCTAAATAACTGATAACTCTGTGGAAatgagaaggaaataatttgtaGTGAGGAATTCCTGTGCTGGAAAGAAAAGGTGTCGCTGGGGCAGGCGGGAACAAAATGGGGTCCAGCTGTGAGGGGCGGCACGGGGCAGggtggctgctctgggcacaaATCCGTActttttaacagagaaaaagcTGGGCCTAGTGCTGGCATTGCCTGGCTGGATTAAATGGAATGAAGACAGTACAGGCTGGCGCATGGTACCTGCAGCATTCTCCTTTTTCATGGTCTTTGAGGAAATTATGgctaatttttaaataattaatgcaAAACAAAGGCAAAGGGAAATGGAGCCTGGGTAAGAATGGCAGTTCTGGTTGAAGATGAGTTAtggcatttaaaacaaaatcagaacTTTTTTTAGTAAGGATTTAAAAGCACTTTATTGATTGTTGTCCTATAAAATCATAGAAGTCTTTTAATTCCTGAAGAACTGTGTCCAACAAtaggaaaaatgaaaagtgtCTTTACAAAACATTACAGCATTTTTGGAAAAACTAGgtatgaaaaatatatacagtgtattaaaaaaaaatctgaataaaattaATGCCTGGATTTATACATTCAGTTTTGTGTTAAACATCCACATGTATACAGTAGAATTTGTTAAAACAGTAGCAGTGTTTTTACTATGTTAAATAAGTCTTTGTTCCATTTACAGTTTCTCTCATTACTATATTATCAGTCCACTTATAAATTAATTTGCAAGGCTGTATAACCACTGTCACACTGTCCAGGTAAGTATTTTTGTACAAAATTACTGCCTTCCTAGTGTAGTTTAAATTATTAGAGCCACACATCTGTACAAGCACCCAATTCACACAGCACTCAAGTCAGCATCTCACGGAATAAAacccagcagaggctggggaaggcagcagcagaaagccTTGGTACTGCAAGTTGTCCCCTCATTTCTGcactgctgaggcagcagctggtCCTTACAAGGGAGGGTTTTTATCAAACACACTCACCCCTCTCAGACACCTGCCCCTGCTCAGCCGTGGGTGCGTTTCACGTTCTCCTCGGAGCACAGAGAGGTGAAGTGCAAGGCCTGGGCAGAGAGCTGAGGGCAGCAGAACAACTGCCCCGCTCCCAGCAGTCACTCTGCAGTAAAATACCTGTGCTGGGAtgagcagcaccactgcagaGGCTGCTGCCTTTTCCTGGGCCCACAGCAGAACTCGGAGGTGCAGCTGCAGAgtcctggcagctctggtggTGCCAGCTCTGCCCGTGCCGGGCTGGGCACATCCCTGGATGTGCACTGGAGAGGTAGGTCAGCCTTGACAGAGCCCGGAGCTGTCTCCAGCCCCGGCAGGATGACACGGCCGTGTTGGTTTCCAGCCCCAGGGGATGAGGACACAGCTACACGTTGgtctccagccccagcaggcgCCCCATGCGCTCCATGTTCTTGTCCAGCGTGGCCCTGCAGGTGATCTCCCTGGCGCACTCCGAGGGGAACCAGCCCCTCTGGCCATCCCGCAGCCGCTCCCCCTCGTACCAGCCTGCAGGGGAGGGACAACAGTGACAGCCCgggctgctggcactgagggACCTTCTGCATTTGCCTTGGCTGGGAATCCATGCCAGCTCAGGACACCTTTGGCAGACGTTTTTAGTCCAGCCAGACTAAAAAACAGTATGTGCAAGTATGGCACAGTTTCGCTGTCCTTTTTGTCATTCAGATATAGTTCCAAGTAATGCTGTAGTACAGCAATGCAGCACAAGGGACAGGATCTCTGATTTCACAGGTAATTGAGCAACAGCAAGTTAGTCCCTCACTATCAGTGCAGTTGTGGGCAGGTCTGGGCAAGAATGACACTGATCTTGGGACACTCGATCCTGTGGCAAACCCCACAaccaccctgtgccagagctgtgccagggaagcaCTGGCACTC includes the following:
- the DHX36 gene encoding ATP-dependent DNA/RNA helicase DHX36, which gives rise to MRRAVPADEAGPRRAGLSRAGPGRTEPGRAAAMSFEQRRGRGRGRGRGRGGDGGADSSAAGGPGGRERHPGHLKGREIGMWYARRQGQKNRDADRQQRAVVRMDERREEQIVQLLNSVQAKNDKEQEAMSWWSGDEEGPAPEQPAKVKPDAEKAPVRRTPAWEKTSLDLDVEFLCEKTEQDADLDEQLKEDLMKKRSDPRYIEMQRFREKLPSYGMREELVKLINSSRVTVISGETGCGKTTQVTQFILDDHIERGLGSTCRIVCTQPRRISAISVAERVAAERAESCGNGRSTGYQIRLQSRLPRKQGSILYCTTGIVLQWLQSDKHLSSISHVVLDEIHERNLQSDVLMSIIKDLLNVRLDLKVILMSATLNAEKFSEYFDHCPMIHIPGFTFPVVEYLLEDVIEKLRYTPEKTDRRQHWRKGFMQGHMSRPEKEEKEEIYRQQWPGYLRQLQDRYSASTISALEMMDDDKVDLDLIAALIRHIVLEEEDGAILVFLPGWDNISTLHELLMSQVMFKSDRFIIIPLHSLMPTVNQTQVFKKTPPGVRKIVIATNIAETSITIDDVVFVIDGGKIKETHFDTQNNISTMAAEWVSRANAKQRKGRAGRVQPGHCYHLYNGLRASLLDDYQLPEILRTPLEELCLQIKILRLGGIAYFLSKLMDPPSRDAVMLAINHLMELNALDRQEELTPLGVHLARLPVEPHIGKMILFGALFCCLDPVLTIAASLSFKDPFVIPLGKEKIADARRKELSKNTKSDHLTVVNAFTGWEEARSCGLRNEKDYCWEYFLSSNTMQMLHNMKGQFAEHLLAAGFVNSRNPKDPKSNTNSGNEKLLKAVICAGLYPKVAKIRPSFSKKRKMVKVCTKTDGSVNIHPKSVNVEETEFHYNWLVYHLKMRTSSIYLYDCTEVSPYCLLFFGGDISIQKDKDQDTIAVDEWIVFQSPEKIANLVKKLRKELDDLLQEKIEKPHPVDWQDIKCRDTAVLTAIIDLITTQENEGVRNFAPRFQGERYS